Proteins found in one Borreliella valaisiana VS116 genomic segment:
- the spoT gene encoding guanosine-3',5'-bis(diphosphate) 3'-pyrophosphohydrolase, producing the protein MIQAYEIAHLIKINDLEKARNIFKKTVENTYKDEFERKSIFKALEIAEQLHYGQYRESGEPYIIHPIMVSLFLAKFQLDFKATIAGLLHDVLEDTNIEKEEIVKEFDEEILSLIDGVTKIHDLHNKTRSIKEANTISKMFFAMTHDIRIIIIKLADKLHNMTTLSYLPKNRQDRIAKDCLSTYVPIAERLGISSLKTYLEDLSFKHLYPKDYKEIKNFLSETKIEREKKLYKGKLSIEKELQKSGIEAEITVRSKHFYSIFRKMQTRTNKLTQIFDTLGIRIICKKQKECYEILEIVHRVWKPIPGRLKDYIASPKENKYQSLHTTVRIPEDNQLIEIQIRTEEMDRIANYGVAAHWIYKEQIALKTDDLSFINRIKKWQQESANKSQYSMNDIHKELLNTFIYVYTPEGEVVELPFGSNSIDFAYIIHTDIGDQALYAKINGKISSITKPLKNEQIVEIFTSKDSKPDVIWLNSVRTKKARSKIRSWLNKNDNTILVDNNIIAYLVGANKEQRKLFSLFKAYTKNKIKRIAIDSECNPTTGEDIIGIIHKDEIIVHNENCQKLKYYKKNQLIEVEWEATPTRKVHHIILLLKELKGIFSYLENIFTINDVRLISEKIEDCGNGHGITNIIVSSNAKNIAKIISALKENPNILQIMQVEEDIKNYDN; encoded by the coding sequence ATGATACAAGCATATGAAATTGCACACTTAATAAAAATAAATGATCTTGAAAAAGCTAGAAACATTTTCAAAAAAACTGTTGAGAATACCTACAAAGATGAATTTGAGCGGAAAAGCATATTTAAAGCTCTAGAAATAGCAGAACAGCTCCACTATGGACAATACAGAGAAAGTGGGGAACCTTATATTATTCATCCAATAATGGTCTCATTATTTCTTGCTAAATTTCAACTAGATTTTAAAGCAACTATTGCCGGATTACTCCATGACGTACTTGAAGACACAAATATTGAAAAAGAAGAAATAGTAAAAGAATTTGACGAGGAAATTTTAAGCTTAATCGACGGTGTAACCAAAATCCATGATTTACACAATAAAACAAGAAGCATAAAAGAAGCTAATACTATCTCAAAAATGTTTTTTGCAATGACACATGACATTAGAATAATAATAATAAAGCTGGCAGACAAACTTCATAATATGACAACTCTCTCTTATTTGCCCAAAAACAGACAAGATAGGATTGCAAAAGATTGTCTTTCAACTTACGTTCCAATAGCAGAACGTCTTGGAATCTCATCTCTTAAAACATACCTTGAAGATCTTTCATTTAAGCATCTTTATCCTAAAGATTACAAAGAGATAAAAAATTTTTTATCTGAAACAAAAATAGAAAGAGAAAAAAAATTATACAAAGGCAAATTATCAATAGAAAAAGAACTTCAAAAAAGCGGAATTGAAGCAGAAATTACAGTAAGATCAAAGCACTTTTATTCAATATTTAGAAAAATGCAAACAAGAACAAACAAGCTTACCCAAATTTTTGATACTTTAGGAATAAGAATAATTTGCAAAAAACAAAAAGAATGTTATGAGATATTAGAAATTGTTCACAGAGTTTGGAAACCAATCCCAGGAAGACTTAAAGACTATATTGCAAGTCCAAAAGAAAATAAATATCAATCATTACACACTACTGTAAGAATACCTGAGGATAACCAGCTTATTGAAATACAAATTCGAACAGAAGAAATGGATAGAATTGCTAATTATGGAGTTGCAGCCCACTGGATATACAAAGAACAAATTGCACTTAAAACTGATGATCTTTCATTTATAAACAGAATAAAAAAATGGCAACAAGAATCGGCCAACAAAAGTCAATATTCAATGAATGACATACACAAAGAGTTGCTAAACACTTTCATATATGTCTACACCCCAGAAGGAGAAGTAGTGGAGCTTCCTTTTGGGTCAAATTCAATTGATTTTGCATACATAATACACACAGATATTGGAGACCAAGCTCTTTATGCAAAAATAAATGGAAAAATAAGTTCAATCACAAAGCCACTTAAAAACGAACAAATTGTCGAAATATTCACATCAAAAGACTCAAAACCAGATGTAATATGGCTAAACAGCGTAAGAACAAAAAAAGCCAGATCAAAAATTAGATCATGGCTTAACAAAAATGACAACACAATTCTTGTAGACAATAATATTATTGCTTATCTTGTTGGAGCAAACAAAGAACAAAGAAAGCTTTTTAGCCTATTTAAAGCTTATACCAAAAACAAAATAAAAAGAATTGCAATAGACTCTGAATGCAATCCCACAACAGGTGAAGATATTATTGGAATAATACATAAAGATGAGATAATAGTACATAATGAAAATTGTCAAAAGCTTAAATACTATAAAAAAAATCAATTGATTGAAGTTGAATGGGAAGCAACGCCAACTAGAAAAGTACATCACATTATTTTGCTTTTGAAAGAATTGAAAGGAATATTTAGTTACCTTGAAAACATTTTCACAATCAATGACGTAAGACTTATTAGCGAAAAAATAGAAGACTGCGGAAATGGTCATGGAATAACAAACATAATAGTCTCATCAAATGCTAAAAATATCGCAAAAATTATTTCTGCTTTAAAAGAAAATCCAAATATTTTACAAATAATGCAAGTAGAAGAAGACATTAAAAATTATGATAATTAA